In the Candidatus Electrothrix sp. GW3-4 genome, one interval contains:
- the nifD gene encoding nitrogenase molybdenum-iron protein alpha chain: protein MGAAEKLVQWDPTDIKAELIKKYPPKVARKRAKQIMINEALENGTPEITANVRTIPGIITMRGCTYAGCKGVIMGPTRDIVNLVHGPIGCSFYAWLTRRNQTDPGPEGPDGENFMNYCFSTDMQDQDIIFGGEKKLATAIQEAYDLFHPKSIAIFATCPVGLIGDDIHTVSRQMKEKFGDCNVYAFSCEGYKGVSQSAGHHIANNQVFRHIVGENDEPVEGKYKINLLGEYNIGGDGFEIDRVFKKCGITNISTFSGNSTYEQFATAHQADLNAVMCHRSINYVADMLETKFGIPWIKVNFIGAEATAKSLRKIAAYFEDQKLIDKVEAVIAEEMPEVDAAAKDAQDRTKGKTAMMFVGGSRAHHYQELFNELGMKTISAGYEFAHRDDYEGRRVLPFIKLDADSRNIEELEVEADPERYSPRKTEEALKTLEEKGLKFKDYEGLAPDMEDGTLVIDDLNQYEAEKLVELMKPDIFCAGIKEKFSIQKLGVPMKQLHSYDSGGPYAGFKGAINFYKEIDRLVSSKVWSYMKAPWQDNPQLSGTFVWE, encoded by the coding sequence ATGGGAGCAGCAGAAAAACTGGTGCAGTGGGATCCCACCGATATTAAGGCGGAGCTGATCAAGAAGTATCCGCCCAAGGTGGCCCGTAAACGCGCCAAGCAGATAATGATTAACGAGGCCCTGGAGAACGGTACGCCGGAAATCACGGCCAACGTTCGTACCATTCCAGGCATCATCACCATGCGCGGGTGTACCTACGCCGGTTGTAAGGGCGTTATTATGGGGCCGACACGCGATATCGTCAATCTGGTCCATGGACCCATTGGGTGTAGCTTTTACGCTTGGTTGACCCGACGTAACCAGACCGATCCTGGCCCGGAAGGCCCGGATGGCGAAAACTTTATGAACTACTGTTTTTCCACTGATATGCAGGATCAGGATATCATTTTCGGTGGGGAAAAGAAGCTGGCCACAGCCATTCAGGAGGCCTACGACCTGTTTCATCCCAAGTCCATCGCTATTTTCGCTACCTGTCCGGTGGGCCTGATCGGTGATGACATTCATACCGTATCCAGGCAGATGAAGGAGAAGTTCGGCGACTGCAATGTCTACGCCTTCAGCTGTGAGGGGTATAAGGGTGTTTCTCAGTCTGCGGGCCATCATATTGCCAATAATCAGGTTTTTCGCCATATCGTGGGCGAGAATGACGAGCCGGTGGAGGGGAAATACAAGATTAACCTGCTGGGTGAGTATAACATCGGTGGCGACGGGTTTGAGATTGATCGGGTCTTTAAAAAATGCGGTATCACCAATATCTCGACTTTTTCTGGCAACTCCACCTATGAGCAGTTTGCCACGGCCCATCAGGCAGATCTGAACGCAGTTATGTGTCATCGGTCCATCAACTATGTGGCCGACATGCTGGAAACCAAATTCGGTATCCCGTGGATCAAGGTCAACTTCATCGGTGCCGAGGCGACAGCCAAGTCATTGCGTAAGATTGCCGCCTATTTTGAAGATCAGAAATTGATCGACAAGGTGGAAGCGGTCATTGCCGAAGAAATGCCTGAGGTGGATGCAGCAGCCAAAGATGCTCAGGATCGTACCAAGGGAAAGACAGCCATGATGTTTGTGGGTGGTTCCAGAGCCCATCATTACCAGGAGCTCTTTAACGAGCTGGGTATGAAGACTATCTCTGCCGGATACGAGTTTGCCCATCGTGATGACTATGAGGGGCGTCGGGTGCTGCCGTTTATCAAGCTTGATGCGGACAGCCGGAACATTGAGGAGCTTGAGGTTGAGGCCGATCCAGAACGCTACAGCCCGCGCAAGACCGAGGAGGCCTTGAAGACCCTGGAAGAAAAGGGTTTGAAGTTCAAGGATTACGAAGGGCTTGCCCCGGATATGGAAGACGGCACCCTGGTTATTGATGATTTGAACCAGTACGAGGCCGAGAAACTGGTTGAGCTGATGAAACCGGATATCTTTTGCGCTGGTATCAAAGAGAAATTCTCCATCCAGAAGTTGGGCGTGCCCATGAAGCAGCTGCACAGCTACGATTCTGGTGGACCTTATGCTGGCTTCAAGGGTGCGATCAATTTCTATAAGGAGATTGATCGGTTGGTAAGCAGTAAGGTCTGGAGCTATATGAAGGCTCCGTGGCAGGATAATCCGCAGCTTTCTGGCACCTTTGTCTGGGAATAA